A genomic segment from Nicotiana tabacum cultivar K326 chromosome 9, ASM71507v2, whole genome shotgun sequence encodes:
- the LOC107827068 gene encoding large ribosomal subunit protein uL29 — protein sequence MARIKVHELRGKSKTELLAQLKDLKAELALLRVAKVTGGAPNKLSKIKVVRLSIAQVLTVISQKQKTALREAYKNKKYLPLDLRPKKTRAIRKRLTKHQASLKTEREKKKEMYFPIRKYAIKV from the exons ATGG CAAGAATCAAAGTTCATGAGCTGAGGGGAAAATCAAAGACTGAGCTTTTGGCTCAGTTAAAGGATCTGAAAGCAGAACTTGCTCTCCTCCGTGTTGCTAAGGTCACTGGCGGTGCCCCTAACAAACTCTCCAAAAT TAAGGTGGTGAGGTTGTCAATAGCACAAGTATTGACTGTGATATCACAGAAGCAGAAGACAGCACTGAGAGAAGCTTATAAGAACAAGAAGTACTTGCCTCTTGACCTCCGTCCCAAGAAGACTAGGGCCATTCGTAAACGTCTTACCAAACATCAG GCATCTTTGAAGACTGAaagggagaagaagaaagagatgtACTTTCCAATTAGAAAGTATGCCATTAAGGTTTGA